From a region of the Butyrivibrio sp. AE3004 genome:
- a CDS encoding radical SAM protein, which produces MHCQGCWSGTYGPKHNLSFEDMDKIVTQGKELGVYLYMMTGGEPLVRKKDVLRLAEKHNDVEFSIFDNSTLIDEDFCKEVVRLGNITFQLSIEGTPDTNDARRGIGHYDAVMKAMDLFKKYGIVYGTSICYTRNNIDAVTDPKFIEFIAEKSARFGFFFHYMPVGNNAVPELMPTVEQRKKMVEQIRFLRSDKCDIGFFPMDFQK; this is translated from the coding sequence ATGCACTGTCAGGGCTGCTGGTCCGGAACCTACGGCCCCAAGCACAATCTTTCTTTTGAAGACATGGATAAGATCGTTACCCAGGGAAAAGAGCTGGGTGTTTACCTTTACATGATGACAGGAGGTGAGCCTCTTGTCAGAAAGAAGGATGTGCTCCGCCTTGCTGAAAAGCACAATGATGTAGAGTTTTCTATTTTTGATAACTCCACTTTAATCGACGAGGACTTCTGCAAGGAAGTAGTAAGGCTTGGAAACATCACGTTCCAGCTTTCTATCGAAGGTACTCCGGATACTAATGATGCAAGACGTGGAATTGGTCACTACGATGCTGTTATGAAAGCCATGGACCTGTTTAAGAAATACGGAATTGTATATGGCACTTCCATCTGCTATACAAGGAATAATATCGATGCAGTAACTGATCCTAAATTCATCGAGTTCATAGCTGAAAAAAGCGCAAGATTCGGATTCTTCTTCCACTACATGCCGGTTGGTAACAATGCTGTTCCAGAGCTTATGCCAACAGTAGAGCAGAGAAAAAAGATGGTGGAACAGATCAGGTTCCTTAGAAGTGATAAGTGCGATATCGGATTCTTCCCAATGGATTTCCAAAAATGA
- a CDS encoding SPASM domain-containing protein, which produces MISAISDSSQWISKNDGEAVGGCIAGGRNYFHINSSGDAEPCVFVHFSNTNIHTHSILEMLKSPLFMEYHKGQPFNKNHLRPCPMLENPELLREMVARSGAHGTNEESERKR; this is translated from the coding sequence GTGATAAGTGCGATATCGGATTCTTCCCAATGGATTTCCAAAAATGACGGGGAAGCTGTTGGTGGCTGTATCGCTGGCGGAAGAAACTACTTCCACATCAATTCAAGCGGAGATGCTGAGCCCTGCGTATTTGTCCACTTCTCCAACACCAATATCCATACTCACTCAATCCTTGAGATGCTAAAGAGCCCTCTTTTCATGGAATATCATAAGGGACAGCCCTTTAATAAGAATCATTTAAGGCCATGTCCTATGCTTGAAAATCCCGAGCTTCTTAGAGAGATGGTAGCAAGATCCGGAGCCCATGGCACCAATGAAGAATCAGAAAGAAAGCGTTGA
- a CDS encoding TetR-like C-terminal domain-containing protein, with protein sequence MHFRASLPATDTETKYIRLASEAAFFQILISWFRDGMHESEEHMADICVYVFENTLKKLP encoded by the coding sequence ATCCATTTCAGAGCTTCTCTACCTGCAACAGATACCGAGACAAAGTACATCAGGCTCGCTTCAGAAGCAGCTTTTTTCCAGATACTTATCAGTTGGTTCAGGGACGGGATGCATGAAAGCGAAGAGCATATGGCAGATATCTGCGTATATGTCTTTGAGAACACACTGAAAAAACTGCCATAA